One Podarcis raffonei isolate rPodRaf1 chromosome 18, rPodRaf1.pri, whole genome shotgun sequence genomic window carries:
- the LOC128405761 gene encoding uncharacterized protein LOC128405761 encodes MPTPTATEIRWHPPALLAGCPGAFQKYVLCWHNERGEEIATYEVSASETRFTISNLQPNTTYQVGVEVLTAGSNGRCRDLVAFRTRPTDSKKTTLTLSFLLLGLVGGVLVAASAAHICKKRVKEVLCPPLPDPADTEAVKILAGSEPGQVHPRRSFVQPLESSSPTEPLILEPRSPSKEDPAVGTTADFPALANPAEETLLPKEDQPGSGDLLPSEYKSQGFLSPMEDERQGRGAGRLQ; translated from the exons ATGCCAACGCCCACCGCCACCGAAATCCGCTGGCACCCCCCTGCCCTCCTCGCCGGCTGCCCCGGCGCGTTCCAGAAATACGTCCTCTGCTGGCACAACGAGCGAGGCGAGGAGATAGCCA CTTACGAGGTCAGCGCCTCTGAGACTCGCTTCACCATCTCAAACCTGCAGCCCAACACCACTTACCAGGTCGGAGTCGAGGTTTTGACTGCCGGGAGCAACGGCCGCTGCCGAGACCTCGTCGCCTTTCGAACCCGCCCCACAG ATTCCAAGAAGACGACGCTGACACTCAGCTTCCTCCTTCTGGGTCTCGTCGGAGGGGTCCTGGTTGCCGCCAGCGCCGCCCACATTTGCAAAAAGAG GGTGAAGGAAGTTCTGTGCCCGCCCTTGCCAGACCCGGCCGACACGGAAGCCGTCAAGATCCTTGCCGGATCGGAGCCGGGGCAG GTGCACCCACGGCGGAGCTTCGTGCAGCCCCTGGAGTCCAGCAGCCCCACGGAACCCCTCATTCTCGAACCCAGGTCTCCGTCCAAAGAGGACCCGGCCGTTGGCACCACGGCGGACTTTCCGGCCCTCGCCAACCCCGCCGAAGAGACCCTCTTGCCCAAGGAGGACCAGCCAGGCTCGGGGGACCTCCTGCCCTCTGAGTACAAGAGCCAGGGGTTCCTGAGCCCCATGGAGGACGAGCGGCAAGGCAGGGGGGCTGGACGTCTGCAATGA
- the LOC128405875 gene encoding uncharacterized protein LOC128405875: protein MRRSGCRSEPCICVGPPGEMPHPRALWRGRGPPRHPWLVAVALWLAVAWGSGGDDGAPRNLKCFKACCCGTEECRPKCSWEAGGHMGAVYILHLWYPDHPPGERHATFETGNATSLFLKREHVYMEVKVTVWVESWVGEGLPPLRSNNLTLVINQAVRLEAPTKIKFSRSRGHMTLTWNETHNCCASSRENQVRMRTAVHANWTARVGMDDLGVPLLVQQFCHSGALRNLELATSLMPPPNSCLKSPCYVKGTGRKG from the exons ATGAGAAG GAGCGGCTGCCGATCAGAGCCCTGCATCTGTGTCGGGCCCCCCGGAGAGATGCCACACCCGAGGGCCCTTTGGAGAGGAAGGGGGCCCCCCAGGCACCCGTGGCTGGTGGCCGTGGCCCTGTGGTTGGCCGTGGCGTGGGGGTCAGGCG GTGACGATGGAGCCCCCCGAAATCTGAAGTGCTTCAAGGCCTGCTGCTGCGGGACAGAAGAGTGTCGCCCCAAGTGCAGCTGGGAGGCCGGGGGCCACATGGGGGCCGTCTACATCCTCCATCTTTG GTACCCTGACCACCCGCCTGGCGAAAGGCACGCCACTTTCGAGACCGGGAACGCCACCTCCCTGTTTCTGAAACGGGAGCACGTCTACATGGAGGTGAAGGTCACTGTCTGGGTGGAGAGCTGGGTTGGCGAAGGCCTTCCTCCTCTGCGGTCGAACAACCTCACCCTGGTGATCAACCAAGCCG TCAGGCTCGAAGCACCCACAAAAATCAAATTTTCAAGGTCAAGAGGCCACATGACCCTGACGTGGAACGAAACCCACAACTGCTGCGCTTCCTCCCGGGAGAATCAAGTCAGGATGCGGACAGCAGTGCACGCCAACTGGACCGCA cgggttgggatggatgacctggGGGTGCCCCTCCTCGTCCAACAATTCTGCCATTCCGGAGCTCTGAGGAATCTGGAGTTGGCAACCTCGCTAATGCCGCCCCCAAACAGCTGCTTGAAATCTCCCTGTTATGTAAAGGGCACAGGGCGCAAAGGGTGA